A region of Geobacillus sp. 46C-IIa DNA encodes the following proteins:
- the thrS gene encoding threonine--tRNA ligase, producing the protein MPDVIRITFPDGAQKEFPSGTSTEDIAASISPGLKKKAIAGKWNGRFVDLRTPLHEDGELVIITQDMPEALDILRHSTAHLMAQAVKRLYDNVKLGVGPVIENGFYYDIDMEHKLTPDDLPKIEAEMRKIVKENLDIVRKEVSRDEAIRLYGEIGDDLKLELINDIPEGETISIYEQGEFFDLCRGVHVPSTGKIKEFKLLSISGAYWRGDSNNKMLQRIYGTAFFKKEDLDHYLHLLEEAKERDHRKLGKELELFTTSQKVGQGLPLWLPKGATIRRLIERYIVDKEIALGYDHVYTPVLGSVELYKTSGHWDHYKENMFPPMEMDNEQLVLRPMNCPHHMMIYKSKLHSYRELPIRIAELGTMHRYEMSGALTGLQRVRGMTLNDAHIFVRPDQIKDEFKRVVNLILEVYKDFGLDEYSFRLSYRDPHDKEKYYDDDEMWEKAQRMLREAMDELGLDYYEAEGEAAFYGPKLDVQVRTALGKDETLSTVQLDFLLPERFDLTYIGEDGKPHRPVVIHRGVVSTMERFVAFLIEEYKGAFPTWLAPVQVEVIPVSPEAHLDYAYEVKQALQANGFRVEVDERDEKIGYKIREAQMQKIPYMLVVGDKEAAERAVNVRRYGEKDSRTVALDEFIAILEEDVRQKQAKER; encoded by the coding sequence ATCGCCGGAAAATGGAACGGCCGGTTCGTCGATTTGCGCACGCCGCTTCACGAAGACGGCGAGCTCGTGATTATTACCCAAGACATGCCTGAGGCGCTTGACATTTTGCGTCATAGCACCGCCCATTTAATGGCGCAGGCGGTCAAGCGGCTGTATGACAACGTTAAGCTTGGCGTCGGCCCGGTCATTGAGAACGGCTTCTACTATGATATTGATATGGAGCATAAGCTGACGCCGGATGATTTGCCGAAAATTGAGGCGGAAATGCGCAAAATTGTCAAAGAAAATCTCGACATCGTTCGCAAGGAAGTGAGCCGCGATGAGGCGATTCGCCTGTATGGGGAAATCGGCGACGACTTGAAACTTGAGCTCATCAACGACATTCCGGAGGGCGAGACGATTTCCATTTACGAGCAAGGCGAGTTTTTCGATCTTTGCCGCGGCGTGCATGTGCCGTCGACCGGGAAAATCAAAGAGTTTAAGCTGCTCAGCATCTCAGGCGCCTATTGGCGCGGCGACAGCAACAACAAAATGCTGCAGCGCATTTACGGCACGGCGTTTTTCAAAAAAGAAGATTTGGATCATTATTTGCACTTGCTTGAAGAAGCGAAAGAGCGCGACCATCGCAAGCTTGGCAAAGAGCTTGAGCTGTTTACGACATCGCAAAAAGTCGGACAAGGGCTGCCGCTTTGGCTGCCGAAAGGGGCGACGATCCGCCGCCTGATCGAACGGTACATCGTCGATAAAGAAATCGCCCTTGGCTACGACCATGTATATACGCCGGTGCTCGGCAGCGTAGAGCTGTATAAGACGTCAGGCCACTGGGACCATTATAAAGAAAACATGTTTCCGCCGATGGAAATGGATAACGAACAGCTCGTGCTGCGGCCGATGAACTGTCCGCACCATATGATGATTTATAAAAGCAAGCTTCATAGTTACCGCGAGCTGCCGATCCGCATCGCCGAGCTCGGTACGATGCATCGCTACGAAATGTCCGGGGCGCTGACCGGGCTGCAGCGCGTCCGCGGCATGACGCTCAATGACGCCCATATTTTCGTGCGTCCGGACCAAATTAAAGACGAGTTTAAGCGTGTCGTCAATTTGATTTTGGAAGTATACAAAGACTTTGGGCTCGACGAATATTCGTTCCGCCTGTCGTATCGCGACCCGCACGATAAAGAAAAATATTACGATGACGATGAGATGTGGGAAAAGGCGCAACGCATGTTGCGCGAAGCGATGGACGAGCTTGGCCTCGACTACTACGAGGCCGAAGGAGAAGCGGCGTTTTACGGGCCGAAGCTCGATGTGCAAGTGCGCACGGCGCTCGGCAAAGATGAAACGCTCTCGACCGTGCAGCTTGATTTCCTCTTGCCGGAGCGGTTTGACTTAACATACATCGGCGAAGACGGAAAGCCGCACCGTCCGGTCGTCATCCACCGCGGCGTCGTTTCCACGATGGAACGGTTTGTCGCCTTCTTGATCGAAGAGTACAAAGGTGCGTTTCCAACGTGGCTCGCTCCAGTGCAGGTGGAAGTCATCCCGGTATCGCCGGAAGCCCATCTCGATTATGCGTATGAAGTAAAACAAGCGCTGCAGGCGAACGGCTTCCGTGTTGAAGTCGACGAACGTGATGAAAAAATCGGTTATAAAATCCGCGAAGCACAAATGCAAAAAATTCCGTACATGCTCGTTGTCGGCGACAAAGAAGCAGCCGAGCGGGCGGTCAACGTCCGCCGCTACGGCGAAAAAGACAGTCGGACGGTCGCGCTTGATGAATTTATCGCTATACTGGAAGAAGATGTGCGGCAAAAACAGGCGAAAGAACGATGA
- the infC gene encoding translation initiation factor IF-3, producing the protein MISKDFIINEQIRAREVRLIDQNGDQLGIKSKQEALEIAARRNLDLVLVAPNAKPPVCRIMDYGKFRFEQQKKEKEARKKQKVINIKEVRLSPTIEEHDFNTKLRNARKFLEKGDKVKATIRFKGRAITHKEIGQRVLDRFSEACADIAVVETAPKMDGRNMFLVLAPKNDNK; encoded by the coding sequence ATTATTAGCAAAGATTTTATTATCAACGAACAAATTCGTGCCCGGGAAGTGCGCTTAATCGATCAAAACGGCGATCAGCTCGGCATTAAGTCGAAGCAGGAAGCGCTCGAGATCGCGGCAAGACGCAACTTGGACCTTGTCCTTGTCGCCCCGAACGCCAAACCGCCCGTTTGCCGCATTATGGATTACGGCAAATTCCGTTTTGAACAGCAAAAGAAAGAAAAAGAAGCGCGCAAAAAACAAAAGGTGATCAACATTAAAGAGGTGCGCCTCAGCCCGACGATCGAGGAGCATGACTTCAACACGAAACTGCGCAACGCGCGCAAGTTTTTGGAAAAAGGCGATAAAGTGAAGGCGACGATCCGGTTTAAAGGGCGGGCGATCACCCATAAAGAAATCGGACAGCGCGTCCTTGACCGCTTCTCGGAAGCGTGCGCCGACATTGCGGTCGTTGAAACGGCACCGAAAATGGACGGGCGCAACATGTTTTTAGTGCTGGCACCGAAAAACGACAACAAGTAA
- the rpmI gene encoding 50S ribosomal protein L35 produces MPKMKTHRGSAKRFKKTASGKLKRGHAYTSHLFANKTKKQKRHLRKATLVSPGDFKRIRQMLDNLK; encoded by the coding sequence ATGCCAAAAATGAAAACTCACCGCGGCTCAGCCAAACGGTTCAAAAAAACGGCGAGCGGCAAATTAAAACGCGGCCATGCGTATACGAGCCACTTGTTTGCGAATAAAACGAAAAAACAAAAACGTCATCTTCGCAAAGCGACGCTCGTCTCGCCTGGCGATTTCAAACGCATCCGTCAAATGCTTGACAACTTGAAATAA
- the rplT gene encoding 50S ribosomal protein L20: MPRVKGGPVTRRRRKKVLKLAKGYFGAKHALYRVANQQVMKSLMYAYRDRRQRKRDFRKLWIARINAAARQNGLSYSRLMHGLKLAGVEVNRKMLADLAVNDQAAFAQLADLAKANLNK, from the coding sequence ATGCCACGCGTAAAAGGTGGACCAGTGACGCGCAGACGTCGCAAAAAAGTATTAAAGCTTGCAAAAGGGTATTTCGGCGCGAAACACGCGTTATATAGAGTTGCGAACCAGCAAGTGATGAAATCGCTCATGTATGCGTACCGTGACCGCCGTCAACGGAAGCGCGATTTCCGCAAATTGTGGATCGCCCGCATCAACGCGGCGGCCCGCCAAAACGGCTTGTCTTACAGCCGCCTCATGCACGGCTTGAAACTGGCTGGCGTCGAAGTAAACCGGAAAATGCTCGCTGACTTGGCGGTCAATGACCAAGCGGCATTTGCCCAACTCGCTGATTTGGCAAAAGCGAACTTGAATAAGTAA
- a CDS encoding DUF1294 domain-containing protein, protein MIQYAIAVNLFAFFAMGLDKYKARRQRFRIAERTLWLLALFGGAAGAAAGMYTFRHKTRHRAFRYGLPLLAAAEFIVYWQWIE, encoded by the coding sequence ATGATACAATATGCCATAGCCGTCAATCTTTTCGCTTTTTTTGCTATGGGGCTTGATAAATATAAGGCGAGACGCCAACGTTTCCGCATCGCTGAGCGGACGCTTTGGCTTTTGGCGTTATTCGGCGGTGCAGCCGGCGCGGCGGCAGGGATGTATACGTTTCGTCATAAAACGCGCCATCGTGCGTTCCGGTACGGCTTGCCGCTGTTGGCGGCGGCGGAATTCATTGTGTATTGGCAGTGGATAGAGTAG
- a CDS encoding dUTP diphosphatase, whose translation MNWPLLYDMQRTLDERIEAEHGLVQEDLFSRKMLAFLVELGELANETRCFKFWSVKPSSPAERILEEYVDGLHFLLSLGLECGLFYQENEAPLAERSLVEQFLAVFHAADRFGMTKGRADYDELFTEYLRLGAALGFSADVITIAYRRKNEVNHQRQNERY comes from the coding sequence ATGAACTGGCCTTTGCTTTACGACATGCAGCGGACGTTGGATGAGCGGATTGAAGCGGAGCACGGTCTCGTGCAGGAAGACTTGTTCAGTCGAAAGATGCTCGCCTTTCTCGTCGAACTCGGCGAGCTGGCAAATGAAACGCGCTGTTTTAAGTTTTGGAGCGTGAAGCCGTCTTCGCCGGCAGAGCGCATTCTTGAAGAATATGTCGATGGCTTGCACTTTTTGCTTTCGCTCGGGCTTGAGTGCGGCTTGTTTTATCAAGAAAATGAAGCTCCGTTAGCGGAGCGGTCGCTAGTCGAGCAGTTTCTCGCCGTGTTTCATGCCGCTGACCGGTTTGGGATGACGAAAGGGCGCGCAGACTATGACGAGTTGTTTACAGAATATTTGCGGCTCGGCGCGGCGCTCGGTTTTTCGGCAGATGTGATCACCATCGCGTACCGGCGGAAAAATGAAGTGAACCATCAGCGGCAAAATGAACGGTATTAA
- a CDS encoding M42 family metallopeptidase gives MAKLDETLTMLKALTDAKGVPGNEREARDVMKTYIAPYADEVTTDGLGSLIAKKEGKSGGPKVMIAGHLDEVGFMVTQIDDKGFIRFQTLGGWWSQVMLAQRVTIVTKKGDITGVIGSKPPHILPPEARKKPVDIKDMFIDIGATSRDEAMEWGVRPGDMIVPYFEFTVLNNEKMLLAKAWDNRIGCAIAIEVLKQLKGVDHPNTVYGVGTVQEEVGLRGARTAAQFIQPDIAFAVDVGIAGDTPGVSEKEAMGKLGAGPHIVLYDATMVSHRGLREFVIEVAEELNIPYHFDAMPGGGTDAGAIHLTASGVPSLTIAIPTRYIHSHAAILHRDDYENTVKLLVEVIKRLDAEKVNEITFE, from the coding sequence ATGGCGAAGTTAGACGAAACGTTGACAATGCTGAAAGCGTTGACCGATGCAAAAGGCGTCCCGGGCAATGAACGGGAAGCGCGCGACGTGATGAAAACATACATAGCTCCCTATGCGGATGAAGTGACGACCGATGGGCTTGGCAGCTTGATCGCCAAAAAAGAAGGGAAATCCGGCGGGCCGAAAGTCATGATTGCCGGCCATTTGGATGAAGTCGGTTTCATGGTGACGCAAATCGATGACAAAGGGTTCATCCGCTTTCAGACGCTCGGCGGCTGGTGGAGCCAAGTGATGCTCGCCCAACGCGTGACGATCGTCACAAAAAAGGGCGATATCACCGGTGTCATCGGTTCGAAGCCGCCGCACATTTTGCCGCCGGAGGCGCGCAAAAAACCGGTCGACATTAAAGATATGTTCATTGACATCGGGGCGACGAGCCGCGACGAAGCGATGGAATGGGGCGTCCGTCCAGGCGATATGATTGTGCCGTATTTTGAGTTTACTGTGTTGAACAATGAAAAAATGCTGCTTGCCAAAGCGTGGGACAACCGAATCGGCTGTGCGATCGCCATTGAGGTGCTCAAGCAGCTGAAAGGCGTTGACCACCCGAACACGGTGTATGGCGTCGGCACGGTGCAGGAAGAAGTCGGCTTGCGCGGGGCGCGCACGGCTGCCCAATTCATTCAGCCGGACATCGCCTTTGCTGTTGACGTCGGCATTGCCGGCGATACGCCGGGCGTGTCGGAAAAAGAGGCGATGGGCAAACTCGGCGCCGGCCCGCACATCGTGTTGTACGATGCGACGATGGTGTCGCATCGCGGCTTGCGTGAATTTGTCATCGAGGTGGCGGAAGAGCTGAACATTCCGTACCATTTTGACGCCATGCCTGGCGGCGGCACGGATGCGGGGGCGATCCATTTGACGGCGAGCGGCGTCCCGTCGCTGACGATCGCCATCCCGACGCGCTATATCCATTCGCATGCCGCCATTTTGCATCGAGACGATTATGAAAACACGGTTAAGCTGTTAGTCGAAGTGATCAAACGGCTTGATGCGGAGAAAGTGAACGAAATTACGTTTGAATAA
- a CDS encoding Phenylacetic acid catabolic protein yields MSKHALITLTEGIADNKFVLGDRLAKVGFSAPDVESMLASIAMAQGELGHARLLYWWTFDLNGHVGKKPDIKNETGKSFKAVRDTNGWIQSISNFYQDLLTRFQHSLDRVWRKEAVTDAK; encoded by the coding sequence ATGAGCAAACATGCGTTAATTACGTTAACCGAAGGAATTGCCGATAATAAATTTGTGTTAGGCGATCGTTTGGCGAAAGTGGGATTCAGCGCTCCAGATGTGGAATCGATGCTTGCTTCCATCGCGATGGCCCAAGGGGAACTAGGGCATGCGCGGCTGTTATATTGGTGGACGTTTGACTTGAACGGACATGTCGGCAAAAAACCGGATATTAAAAACGAAACGGGGAAATCGTTCAAAGCGGTCAGAGATACGAACGGCTGGATTCAGTCAATCTCCAATTTTTACCAGGATTTGCTCACCAGATTCCAACACAGCCTTGATCGCGTTTGGCGGAAAGAGGCGGTGACCGATGCAAAATAA
- the sspI gene encoding small acid-soluble spore protein SspI, with protein MDLNLRHAIMHNVANNSKDQLEHTIEDAIQRGEEKYLPGLGVLFEAIWTHANEQQKDMMLTTLEQAVKQ; from the coding sequence ATGGATTTAAACCTTCGCCATGCGATTATGCACAACGTCGCCAACAATTCGAAAGACCAGCTCGAACATACGATTGAAGACGCGATTCAACGCGGTGAAGAAAAGTATTTGCCCGGCCTTGGCGTCCTGTTTGAAGCCATTTGGACGCACGCCAATGAGCAGCAAAAAGACATGATGCTCACCACGCTTGAGCAAGCAGTAAAACAGTAG
- the msrA gene encoding peptide-methionine (S)-S-oxide reductase MsrA: MEKATFAGGCFWCMVTPFEELDGIYGIVSGYTGGHVENPTYEQVKTGTTGHYEAVQITFDPDVFPYERLLELYWCQIDPTDDGGQFHDRGPQYRTAIFYHNERQRQLAEQSKRALEESGRFSKPIVTNILPATTFYPAEEYHQNYHKKNPKHYKQDRAASGRDEFIAKHWGAKR; encoded by the coding sequence ATGGAAAAAGCGACATTCGCCGGCGGCTGCTTTTGGTGCATGGTGACGCCGTTTGAGGAACTCGACGGCATTTACGGCATCGTCTCCGGCTATACGGGCGGGCATGTCGAGAATCCGACGTATGAGCAGGTGAAAACGGGGACGACGGGCCATTACGAGGCGGTGCAAATCACGTTTGACCCGGACGTATTCCCATATGAGCGGCTTTTGGAACTGTATTGGTGTCAAATTGATCCGACCGATGACGGCGGCCAGTTTCATGACCGCGGGCCGCAATATCGGACGGCGATTTTTTACCATAACGAAAGACAGCGCCAGCTCGCCGAGCAGTCCAAGCGGGCGTTGGAAGAAAGCGGGCGCTTCTCGAAGCCGATTGTGACGAACATTTTGCCGGCCACAACGTTTTATCCGGCGGAAGAGTATCATCAAAACTACCATAAGAAAAACCCGAAGCATTACAAGCAAGACCGCGCCGCCTCCGGGCGCGATGAGTTTATCGCCAAACATTGGGGGGCGAAGCGGTGA
- a CDS encoding RNA methyltransferase, with amino-acid sequence MKRIESPKNARVKQWKKLLTKKGREETGWFLLEGFHLVEEAVKSRAPLVELIVDERAAIPPGWDVSDVPVVIVTEAVMKAISSTETPQGIAAVCRQRPHELTGVKTALLIDAVQDPGNLGTLIRTADAAGIDAVILGEGCADLYNPKVIRATQGSLFHLPVIKGDVAEWITRLKEQGIPVYGTALENAVDYHTIPRSSSFALVVGNEGSGVRRELLELTTENVYIPIYGQAESLNVAVATGILLYSLQAVR; translated from the coding sequence GTGAAGCGAATTGAATCGCCAAAAAACGCGCGCGTGAAGCAATGGAAAAAGTTGCTGACGAAAAAAGGGCGCGAAGAAACCGGGTGGTTTTTGCTCGAAGGATTCCATCTCGTCGAAGAGGCAGTGAAAAGCCGAGCGCCGCTTGTCGAGCTGATTGTGGACGAGCGGGCCGCGATTCCGCCCGGCTGGGACGTCAGCGATGTTCCGGTAGTGATCGTAACAGAAGCGGTGATGAAGGCGATCAGCAGCACGGAAACACCGCAAGGGATCGCCGCTGTCTGCCGGCAGCGGCCGCATGAGCTCACAGGTGTGAAAACGGCGTTGCTCATTGATGCCGTGCAAGACCCGGGCAATCTCGGCACGCTGATCCGCACCGCCGACGCGGCCGGCATCGATGCCGTCATTTTAGGGGAAGGATGCGCCGATTTGTACAATCCGAAAGTGATCCGCGCAACCCAAGGGTCGCTGTTTCATCTTCCGGTTATCAAAGGCGATGTGGCGGAATGGATCACGCGTTTGAAAGAGCAAGGCATTCCGGTGTACGGCACCGCCTTGGAAAACGCGGTCGATTACCACACCATCCCACGGTCATCCTCATTCGCGCTTGTCGTCGGCAATGAAGGAAGCGGCGTCCGGCGCGAGCTGCTCGAGCTGACGACAGAAAACGTCTACATCCCGATTTATGGCCAGGCGGAGTCGCTTAACGTTGCCGTCGCAACGGGAATTTTGCTTTATTCCTTACAGGCGGTGCGGTAA
- the pheS gene encoding phenylalanine--tRNA ligase subunit alpha, protein MKERLHELEREALAKIEQAGDLKALNDVRVAYLGKKGPITEVLRGMGALPPEERPKIGALANEVRGAIQQALEAKQTKLEEEEVERKLAAEAIDVTLPGRPVKLGNPHPLTRVIEEIEDLFIGMGYTVAEGPEVETDYYNFEALNLPKGHPARDMQDSFYITEEMLLRTHTSPMQARTMEKHRGRGPVKIICPGKVYRRDTDDATHSHQFTQIEGLVVDRNIRMSDLKGTLREFARKLFGEGRDIRFRPSFFPFTEPSVEVDVSCFRCEGHGCSVCKGTGWIEILGAGMVHPNVLEMAGFDSKTYTGFAFGMGPERIAMLKYGIDDIRHFYQNDLRFLQQFLRV, encoded by the coding sequence GTGAAAGAACGGTTGCATGAACTCGAGCGAGAAGCGCTTGCAAAAATTGAACAAGCTGGCGATTTAAAAGCGCTCAATGATGTGCGCGTCGCCTATTTAGGCAAAAAAGGGCCGATTACCGAAGTGCTGCGCGGCATGGGAGCATTGCCGCCAGAAGAGCGTCCGAAAATCGGTGCGCTGGCCAATGAGGTGAGAGGGGCGATCCAACAGGCGCTTGAGGCAAAACAAACGAAACTGGAAGAAGAAGAAGTGGAGCGGAAGTTGGCGGCTGAAGCGATCGATGTGACGCTTCCGGGGCGTCCGGTGAAACTGGGCAATCCCCATCCGCTGACGCGCGTCATCGAGGAAATTGAAGATTTGTTCATCGGCATGGGCTATACGGTCGCCGAAGGGCCGGAAGTCGAGACCGACTATTACAACTTTGAGGCGCTCAATTTGCCGAAAGGCCACCCGGCCCGCGATATGCAAGACTCGTTTTATATTACGGAAGAAATGTTGCTTCGCACCCACACATCGCCGATGCAGGCGCGGACGATGGAGAAGCATCGCGGGCGCGGCCCGGTAAAAATCATTTGCCCGGGCAAAGTGTACCGCCGCGACACCGATGATGCGACCCATTCGCATCAGTTTACGCAAATTGAAGGGTTGGTGGTTGACCGCAACATCCGGATGAGCGACTTGAAAGGAACGTTGCGCGAATTTGCCCGCAAGCTGTTCGGCGAAGGGCGCGACATTCGTTTTCGACCGAGCTTTTTCCCGTTTACGGAGCCGTCGGTCGAAGTCGATGTGTCCTGCTTCCGCTGCGAAGGGCACGGCTGCAGCGTCTGCAAAGGCACGGGCTGGATTGAAATTTTGGGCGCCGGCATGGTGCACCCGAATGTGCTCGAGATGGCTGGGTTTGATTCAAAAACGTACACCGGATTTGCGTTCGGCATGGGGCCGGAGCGGATCGCGATGTTGAAATACGGCATTGACGATATCCGCCATTTCTATCAAAACGATCTTCGTTTCTTGCAACAATTTTTGCGTGTCTAA
- the pheT gene encoding phenylalanine--tRNA ligase subunit beta: MLVSYRWLGEYVDLTGVTAKELADRITKSGIEVERIEVLNRGMKGVVIGHVLECEPHPNADKLRKCLVDLGESEPVQIICGAPNVAKGQNVAVAKVGAVLPGHFKIKRAKLRGEESNGMICSLQELGVEAKVVPKEYAEGIFVFPSDAPVGADALEWLGLHDEVLELALTPNRADCLSMIGVAYEVAAILGRDVKLPEAVVRENNEKIHDYISVRVDAPEDNPLYAGRIVKNVQIGPSPLWMQARLMAAGIRPHNNVVDITNYILLEYGQPLHAFDYDRLGSKKIVVRRAKAGETIVTLDDAERKLTEDHLVITNGHEPVALAGVMGGANSEVRDDTKTVFIEAAYFTSPVIRQAVKDHGLRSEASTRFEKGIDPARTKEALERAAALMAEYAGGEVVGGIVEASTWKEEPVVVTVTLERINGVLGTVMTKEEVADILSNLQFSFAEDNGTFTIHVPSRRRDIAIEEDIIEEVARLYGYDHLPATLPVAEAKPGELTPYQAKRRRVRRYLEGAGLFQAITYSLTSPDKATRFALETAEPVRLALPMSEERSVLRQSLVPHLLEAASYNRARQVENVALYEIGSVYLSKGENVQPAENERLAGVITGLWHAHLWQGEKKAADFYVAKGVLDGLFDLLGLSDRISYRPAKRADLHPGRTAEIALDGKMIGFVGQLHPAAQKEYDLKETYVFELALAELLNAEGEAIRYESIPRFPSVVRDIALVVDDSIEADALKQAVEEAGKPLLKEVALFDVYKGDRLPAGKKSLAFSLRYYDPERTLTDEEVTAVHERVLAAVEEQFGAVLRG; the protein is encoded by the coding sequence ATGCTCGTTTCGTATCGTTGGCTAGGCGAATACGTCGATTTAACGGGCGTGACGGCCAAAGAACTCGCTGACCGCATCACCAAAAGCGGCATTGAAGTCGAGCGGATCGAGGTGCTCAACCGGGGAATGAAGGGAGTCGTCATCGGTCATGTGCTCGAATGCGAGCCGCACCCGAACGCCGACAAACTGCGGAAGTGCCTTGTTGATCTTGGCGAAAGCGAGCCGGTGCAAATCATTTGCGGCGCCCCGAACGTCGCCAAAGGGCAAAACGTCGCTGTCGCCAAAGTCGGCGCGGTGCTGCCGGGCCATTTTAAAATCAAACGGGCGAAGCTGCGCGGCGAAGAGTCAAACGGCATGATTTGTTCGCTCCAAGAGCTCGGTGTTGAGGCGAAAGTCGTGCCGAAAGAATACGCCGAAGGCATTTTCGTTTTCCCGAGCGACGCGCCGGTCGGCGCCGATGCGTTGGAATGGCTCGGCTTGCACGATGAAGTGCTCGAACTGGCCTTGACGCCCAACCGCGCTGACTGCTTAAGCATGATCGGCGTCGCTTACGAAGTTGCTGCGATTCTCGGCCGCGACGTGAAGCTGCCGGAAGCGGTGGTCAGGGAAAACAATGAAAAGATCCATGACTACATTTCCGTCCGCGTCGATGCGCCGGAAGACAATCCGCTGTACGCCGGGCGGATCGTGAAAAACGTCCAGATCGGTCCGTCGCCGCTTTGGATGCAAGCGCGCTTGATGGCGGCCGGCATTCGCCCGCACAACAATGTTGTCGATATCACCAACTACATTTTGCTTGAGTACGGCCAGCCGCTGCACGCGTTTGACTACGACCGCCTCGGTTCGAAGAAGATCGTCGTCCGCCGGGCGAAGGCAGGGGAAACGATCGTGACGCTTGACGATGCCGAGCGGAAGCTGACCGAAGATCATCTCGTCATCACGAACGGCCATGAGCCGGTCGCTTTAGCCGGCGTGATGGGCGGAGCCAACTCGGAAGTGCGCGATGACACGAAAACAGTGTTCATCGAAGCGGCGTATTTTACGAGTCCGGTCATTCGCCAGGCGGTAAAAGATCACGGACTGCGCAGCGAAGCGAGCACCCGCTTTGAAAAAGGGATCGATCCGGCGCGGACGAAAGAAGCGCTCGAGCGCGCCGCGGCGCTGATGGCCGAATACGCCGGCGGCGAAGTTGTCGGCGGCATCGTGGAGGCCAGTACATGGAAAGAGGAGCCGGTTGTTGTCACAGTGACGCTCGAACGCATCAACGGCGTCCTCGGCACAGTGATGACGAAAGAGGAAGTGGCTGACATTCTTTCGAACTTGCAATTCTCGTTTGCGGAAGACAATGGAACGTTTACAATTCACGTCCCATCGCGCCGCCGCGATATTGCGATCGAAGAAGATATCATCGAGGAAGTCGCCCGCCTGTACGGCTACGACCATTTGCCGGCGACGTTGCCGGTGGCCGAGGCAAAACCGGGCGAGCTGACGCCATACCAAGCGAAACGCCGCCGCGTCCGCCGCTATTTGGAAGGTGCCGGCTTGTTCCAGGCGATCACGTATTCGCTCACCAGCCCGGACAAAGCGACGCGGTTTGCTTTGGAGACCGCCGAACCGGTCCGATTGGCGCTGCCGATGAGCGAGGAGCGGAGCGTTCTCCGGCAAAGCTTAGTGCCGCATTTGCTTGAAGCAGCGAGCTACAACCGCGCCCGCCAAGTCGAGAACGTCGCTCTGTATGAAATCGGCTCCGTCTACTTGTCGAAGGGAGAAAACGTTCAGCCGGCGGAAAACGAGCGGCTTGCCGGCGTCATCACCGGTTTATGGCATGCTCACCTTTGGCAAGGGGAGAAAAAAGCGGCCGATTTCTATGTTGCAAAAGGTGTGCTTGACGGCTTGTTCGACCTGCTTGGGCTGTCTGATCGCATCAGCTACCGCCCGGCGAAGCGCGCCGACTTGCATCCGGGGCGGACGGCGGAGATTGCGCTTGACGGCAAGATGATCGGCTTTGTCGGCCAGCTCCACCCAGCCGCGCAAAAAGAGTACGATTTGAAAGAAACGTACGTCTTTGAACTCGCCTTGGCCGAGCTGTTGAACGCGGAAGGAGAAGCGATCCGCTACGAATCGATTCCGCGCTTCCCGTCGGTTGTGCGCGACATCGCTTTAGTCGTCGATGACAGCATCGAAGCAGACGCCCTCAAGCAGGCGGTCGAAGAAGCTGGGAAACCGCTGTTGAAAGAGGTTGCCCTCTTTGACGTCTACAAAGGCGACCGCCTGCCGGCCGGGAAAAAATCGCTCGCCTTCTCGCTCCGCTATTATGATCCGGAACGGACGCTCACCGATGAGGAAGTCACGGCTGTTCATGAGCGGGTATTGGCGGCGGTCGAAGAGCAGTTTGGCGCGGTGTTGCGTGGGTAA